Part of the Nothobranchius furzeri strain GRZ-AD chromosome 2, NfurGRZ-RIMD1, whole genome shotgun sequence genome, CACCCTGTTCACTCTCTTTACTGAGGTGGGGTGCCGAGGCAGGGGCGGTCCCGGCGCCGAGCCCTGTGCCCCCAAATGGGAAACTTGGTGCCAGATGCCGCCCAGGAGATGCCTCTGATGTTCAGTCCATGCAGATGGTCTTCATCTTTCTCTAGTGCATCGAGTGGTGCGTTCAAGGACCTCAAAGCTGTTTTACAAACCAATTAATCCTGTTATAACTGATTTATGTTAACATTTAATGTATATCTTATTCATTTTTATGTTGTATTTTATCGTTTTTATTTcattaaagctggttggttgaacAGACTTTGATTTTCTTGGACCCATCCTCTTTATCTACAGTATTTATTTTTAATCTAACCATCTCTCTTTTTGGGTAAATCAATCCAGTTTTTTGTGCTTGTGTTCCGAGCCACTCCGAAAACTCACGCACGTTTACGTATGTAGGATCTGAAAGATTTCATGAGACAAGCTGGAGAGGTGACATTCGCAGACGCACACCGTCCCAAGCTCAACGAAGGGTAAAGGCATCTCCGGCGGCACCGTTGGatcagtgtttgtttatttaatgtGTAAAGTAACGCTCTTTTGTCTTTCCCCAGGGTGGTTGAGTTTGCGTCCCATAGTGATTTGAAAAATGCCCTTGAGAAACTGGCTGGAAAGGAAATCAATGGTAGGAAAATCAAGCTCATCGAAGCCGCCAAGAAGAGGTTTGTGTTTCAAAGCTGAATTAAGGTTTAAAAACCAgaggaatttttatttatttgtttctctTGTTTCTGTTTCAGGTCCAGAAGTCGTTCCCGCTCGGAGAGCTCGTCTCGCTCCCGGTCTCGTTCCCGTGGCCGCTCTCAGTCGCGTTCCCCTCGGCGTTCCCGCAGCCCCGCCAAGGCCCATCACCGCTCTCGCTCCCACAGTGGTTCTCCTGCAGGCGGCACCTCCTCCCCGAGCCCAAAGTCAAAGGAGCCCAACAAGCGCTCCTCCAAGACCAGTAAATCCGTCACCCCATCCTCCCCGCCGCCTGCTCAGAGAGCCTCCAACTCCCGCTCACGTTCACGCTCCCGGTCTCGCTCGCGCTCCCGCTCCCCTTCCACTGACAGCCAGCGCTAAAATGAGGAATCCAGCTCGTCCCTTCTCTGTTttaggttgttgttgtttttgtttgagggggtggttttctgtgatgctcTCGATTAGTTTAACTCCGATTAAATAATCCCCCTGAATCAGAACGTCTTGTTTTCTACGTCAGTAAAATAAACAAGTTATCAGGCTCAACAGCATCATTTCCTCCCAGAACAACAATCAGTTCTTATAAACGACGTGTTTCAGGATATTTAACGCATCACCCATCTTACCACAGCTGGGATCAAAGTAAACACTCAgccttttatttctgttttaagcaCCAAAACAACTTTGGCAGCTTCTGTCTCAAGAATACAATTACTTTATTCCAGCAAGCAGCTGTAAGGTGAACACATTTCATGAATGCTATGCGTTAGGACTTGTAAAAAGATGCTGTGCAGGAAATGCATTTTTTGTTTGACATGAGTGTACAGCCCTTTGAGTGTTGTGATGTAATTCCAAGGATACTCGGTTGTGTGACTGACGTTTCCGCGGCTCTGACAAGACAAAGGTTtggaaaacactttttttttcttttttttttgtacgTGAGGATTTTATTTTCAGTGAAAATAGATGTTTGTATGGTGTATAAAACAACTAGACTGAACCAATAAATCAGTTTTAACAAAACGTTTGCCTTTGTTGCTGCTGTGGTGGGACACAAACGACACGTTTATCACCTGCTAGATTTTAAATGAGTCAGAAGGTTCTTCAGGCAGCTAGTTTGGAGAGCTGCTGGTCTCCAGTAGCTGCTGGTTGGTATTCATCTGTGGATCAGAGACGTGGATCTTTAGCAAACTGCAGTAGAACTAGTCTGTGGACAAAGCTAAACAAGCTTTATTCTAGATGTCTGCAGCACCTAATGAGCTTTAGCAAGTACAAAATTAGCTGTATGCTTATTAATGCACTAAGAAACGTTAAAGGGAAGTATGTAAGACTTCTAACAGGATTGGCGCGTTCCTCATGAACCACTTGGACGTCCCCTCTGGTGGAGAATCCAAGGATTACGTGCAGCAAGTGCCAATTATTgtgatgtaaaatataaaaatcatCCCTTAAGAGAAATTCAAATCAGGATATTACTGAccctaaagagcaagtcaccccctaacagAATattactccactctcacttcctgtttgaaaaatgcaacaaatgctgttgcctagcagactaatgggccattcccatctgtaccgggtcggcccgggccgggtagcgtaggttgtttacatatctgggtggcctggtatttttccgggccaaccaaggctcattctcagccctcttctcgaaggggtctgcttcaggccgaccagggccaacacacccactgctgacagcaaattcacaccttccattagagcaagcctctgattggtgggtagaatcagcccacatgggcttaaggcaaggatgtgtggaatcaaccgggccaggctggggccgactggggctacccggcccgggccgacccggtacagatgggaatggcccatgagagggtggagccgctaacatacACACTGGCTCACAAtgatgtgacatcatatggtaccagctaatgatctagggtacctcttagccaatagcgatggcagatttaaattcaaatgcagtgcagagtttttacctgacaacggcacaacactgacagttttaggcagaaaaagtGCAaagctattgactacacgtgtctgcagcacgattagacatgcatttattaccagaaaagaaaaaaaaatgttgatttggaggtgacttgcaCTTTTAATCTGTTGGCCTTCCAAAGAGAGAAATGTCTTACTTGAATATAAGTTGTTAGTCTCACCTTTCTTCCTCTCTGTGAACCTTTTGTAGCACCTGAAAACCAAGATGAGCACCACCGCCTCCGTTAGCTGAAAGAAAATGTAGACCATAGGGAACAGGAACAAAGGCCCGATTACTGATGGGGGAAAGGCGATCTTCAGTATGGTGCTGCACAGCTGGATGTTCTGACAGCCTGTTTCCATAGCAACGGTCCTCCGCTCCCTAAAGGCGTTGGGGTAGACTTTTACATAGGCAATGGGCTCATACGGAGAGTGATGTGATCCAAAGCTCCCAAGCAAATCTGACTTACGCCTGGCTGAGTCTGAAGAGTGAGGAGATGACGTAACCGAAGACGTAGCCGATGAAGGGCATGAGTGCTCCAGTGGTCATGAGTGGGGGGGACAGCACAGCCAGCATGGACCCTCCGATTTCTATGCTGGCAATGACGCCAACTGCCAGAACTGAGATCAGCATTATACCCAGGCCCACCTGAACAGGAGGCCAATCAGACTCGGGATCAGTGTTTGTGTCTTCTATACAGCAACCAAAGGTTTTGATTTAGCTGAAGCCAGTTCACCACCATTCATTAATCCACCACACCCCTGCAAGCGTGCATTCACCTTAGTGATCATCTTGGAATACCGTGGTCTGTAGTGGTTGATGAGGATGCCGACACCGCAGGGCACCAGGATCAGGACCAGGGAGATGACGATGTCAACGTAAGGGATGGCTTTCTGCAGGTTGGAGAAGCCCTGACAGTAAGCGTAGAGCAGGAGAGGCATCATCCCCATAGCGAGCAGCGTGGAGCAGGAGGTCATCACGATGCTGCGGAAACATGTCActacttttttctctctttttggaGCTTTGTTTTATGTTGTTAGATGCAATAACCAAAGCAACCACCAGGCTCCGCCACTGAGTCATGTAAGACTTAGAAGGTTTTATATGGACTAGCCCCTTTCCCCCTGACTGATTTTATTAAATCACGGTCTATCAGTGGAATGCCGACCAGGGCCACAGATAGAGGAGACTGTGAGGTGCCTTACAGGCACACTGCTTTTGGCAAGACCACACTGTCCGTTAAGGGGACTGAATACTGGAATAGTCTACCACTCAGCATAAGAGACTCACAATCATACAGTTCCTTCAAATTCAAACTTAAACAATGGTTGAAGGAAAACCAAACCTGTATCCATCACTAATTTGTCCTCACAgtggtgttttgtgtgttttctttctgtttttcctAGTTTTAAATATAAtactttactttcttttattgcttttattacCTGCCTAGGGATGCAGATGTAAATTGGCACTGGTGCTACAGTCTGGCATATTTACTGATGCAATTTATTGTTGAAGTTCATTAATATGCACTGTCCCTATTAAATACAgaaattaaatgaaaaaaatgaaaagaacagCAAAAATCTTCTACACGCGTTTGATTAAAATTTATGAGAGATGCAATTTCTATAGCaagaacattttcacatttttattttttcaattgcAAATACATTTGGCAATAAACCTGATTTTAAATCGCCTTCTTCCACCTTTTTGAGTCAATTACtagtaaaaaaaatatttgtttcTCACTTTTAAACacaactttgttttgtttgttttttttggcaATTTCTTATTTTGTCTCACAAACCGACAGTGATGATTGACAGTTTTAGAAAGAATCCATCTTGTAAGGGCTGTGCTTTAGTTGGTTTTATTGCTTAAATGATCGTGTCAAGCAGCCGCTCAGACATCAGATAGAGTGGGAATGTCCAGAACAACGGGAACACCATAAAGTACACTCCTGCCTCTACAAAAAGAACAAACATATGGGTGGGAGGACATAGGTGTTGATAGCAAAGGGGGTTGCTGTCATCTTATTATGATCATTTTTCTGTTTTATGACCCGAGTTGTGATGACCTGCTGGTCATTCAACTCTAATGATAAATGAGGTTGTTGAACTCTGCTGATTAAGGTCATCAGACAAGTCATC contains:
- the slc10a1 gene encoding hepatic sodium/bile acid cotransporter; amino-acid sequence: MLEPRTPSPALIMDQAADFWHEDGFSFNQTEANVTSVFQTLLSPTMDKVVNILTILVLFITMVSLGCTMEVSKIKDHILKPKGVAIAILSQYGVMPLTAFCLAKGLQLDEMTAVVILICGCCPGGALSNILALALQGDMNLSIVMTSCSTLLAMGMMPLLLYAYCQGFSNLQKAIPYVDIVISLVLILVPCGVGILINHYRPRYSKMITKVGLGIMLISVLAVGVIASIEIGGSMLAVLSPPLMTTGALMPFIGYVFGYVISSLFRLSQAERRTVAMETGCQNIQLCSTILKIAFPPSVIGPLFLFPMVYIFFQLTEAVVLILVFRCYKRFTERKKDEYQPAATGDQQLSKLAA
- the srsf5b gene encoding serine and arginine rich splicing factor 5b isoform X1 is translated as MSGCRIFIGRLSPSAREKDVERFFKGYGRIRDIDLKRGFGFVEFDDPRDAEDAVYELDGKELCNERVTIEHARVRLRGGRGRGGGGGGGRFSDRYGRGSQNSRRNPPPMRTENRLIVENLSSRVSWQDLKDFMRQAGEVTFADAHRPKLNEGVVEFASHSDLKNALEKLAGKEINGRKIKLIEAAKKRSRSRSRSESSSRSRSRSRGRSQSRSPRRSRSPAKAHHRSRSHSGSPAGGTSSPSPKSKEPNKRSSKTSKSVTPSSPPPAQRASNSRSRSRSRSRSRSRSPSTDSQR